AGGGAACAGACAAGATCCAGCAAAAAAAACCAAGCACTTTATATAAAGCTCAACACTCATATTTAAAAACTTATACGCTTGATTTCGCTGGGTGATGCCCACCaacgttttaaataaaagaattcaTTTGTAATTCTAGCTGAcaagcatgcatatatatatatatatatatatatatatatatatatatatatatgaagaaatGTGAGACACAAATGGAGGGGGGCCAAGGGGTGTGCCtgttgtgtgtgttggggggtgttGTTTTGTTTATAGCATGCCCATGGGTGTGTGCTATCTCTGTTTGGCTTCCGCTAAGACATAATGACAAGGATGCCGGGAGGAGAGCTGGATAAATGAGAAGTGGAGGCAGGCCTTTGTGGGGGTCAGAGAAGGGCTTTGGAAGAGATCTTTAGAAGTCACTTAAGAACGCCAGGTGAGCTCtcgggaaacaaaacaaaaccgagTGGGTTGGGCAATGGGAGCAGGAAGGAAAATTAATTCATGACAATGTCCCCTTATTTACAAACCActgggcggtggtggtggtgggagaaaccCCCATCCCTGTCTCTCCGGATTATGAACCCAAGTCCACCAAGCTGGAGGTGAGAGGGCCTAGGAGAGAGTCCTGCAGTTGGTGCTGGTGGGCTTGGAGGCCGTGAGTCGCCTGGGAGGCGGACAGCCCCGTCAAGGAATAGGTGGAGTTTCTGGCATGGCTGAGGCTGCCCTGGAGCAGGAGGATTGAGTTCTGATCCGGACTCTGTGGGGGCGAAAACTCCTCTTCCGAGCTGGACATGAGCGGCTTCGCCCCGTCCAGGGGAGACAGCTGGTTCTGTTTGTTCGTGGAAGTGTTGTTGTTCTCCGTATTCTCCCTGGGAAAAAGAGAAGCAGAGGGATGAGAAAGTGGTCATAGACCAAGCTGGTTGCAAAACCAAGGGccaaggaggggagggaatgaATGTCCCATCAGCCTAAATTGGCAGAAATGCAATTACGCAAGGGGAAAACTCTACCGAAAGTTCACTGTCACTCGCTCAAGCCACCAGCGGTTTTAAAGTCCCGGTGCTGGAAGTAAGCTTCTCTGATggtacttactcccaagtaagccaCGTAGTGGAATCACAGTGTTTGGTGAGGAAAGCTCTGGATGCTAAACACCATTTATATAGCCATTCTACACAGCAAAAGGAGGTTTTTGGGCAGCACATATTTCAGTATGGTGTTTCTCAGCAGATATAAATCGGGTTGAAATTTCGCTAGGCTTATTTTCAAGGAAACTGTACAATAGAATCTGTTTGTCATGGTGCACGGCCAGATCCTGCCCCTCATCTATTCAGAATTAAGGGCCCACCctgctgtgttcaatggggcctaAGGAACTAGGCACAAGATCCCTTCTTTTTAAGGCTGCTCTGTTGAACACTTTGCCTtggaagttccactgaaatcagtagacCTAACTTCCATGAATGCTCAGGGTTAGAAGGGCAAAAACTGAAAATTCGTTGACTTTTGTTTTCTGGGGGAATGTCAGATATTTGTCTTGAGTATCAAGGCAGTCCTTCTATCAGGTTAAATAACCCCTTTTAGATCTTAAAAAAGATTTAGATCCATGGGACTCGCTTCCAAAGGAGAATGTTGTACATTCAGAGTATAACAGTGTAGGAACAAAAGTCAGAGAAAAGGTGAGGGAAGCTTCCAAAAATTTCTGTTTTGTCGTGTTTTGAAATCATTTGAGGAAAACACACAATTTATTCTCCTTTTATCTTGCAAGCCACCTCGACAGTGTTTTTGCCCTTCAAGGCAGCCTAAAAGCTATTTTAAATGAAGTATGCTTggccttattttttttttaagcaaccttttttttttttacaaatgtgaaAAAAGACAGGATAGGTCCAAGATCAGGTTGAAGCCAAAGTGTGAGAGATTAAGACTGGATTATCAGTGGAGGAAGAGTTGAGAAAAGCAACTGCTTTAGTAGTTGGCTGGCTCATGCCCTAAATAACTTCCaagaaagggtttttaaaaaccacacataGAACCCTAAAAGAAGACACCAGTTAGGATCAAGGCTGCAAATATTTCACATTAGCTCAGAGGATGGACAATACTGTCCTGAGCTCCTAACATTTTCTGTAATAAATCTCCCCCACTCACCCTCCAGAAGCAAAAAGCATTTTATTGACAAGGGGGTGAACGCTAGAATCAGGATTTCTTAACTTGGTGGAACTTAGCCAGAAAGAGTGAAAGTTGTCCCCTTccctataaaaatatataattttgtcTGAGTCACTGTTTCTCTCCCTACCCCTTCCCTGCATACAtagaaaagtaaaagaaaaaaacaccaatcCCTCCTGCGTGGTAGGCTGATACAGACAACCAGGCAATCCCCGGATCGTCTGCAATGGAGACAGCAGAACACGGTCGCCCATACATAAATGCAAACGCGCAGCCTTTTCCTTGCACTCTGGTGGGGGGAACGGAAGAAGCGAAAGCTGCGTCCGTCGCCCGTAGCAATTGCGGCTTCGTTGCAAAACAAGGGGAGGTAATAACTGCAGTTTAATATAGCGCACATTTCTATCCGGTCTAAGCACCAGAAAACCTGTTGTTTCACTCCTGGTAAAGGGGCATCTATTGCCCCCTTAGAGGTGATCTAGCGGAGGAGCTTTGCTTGGAAGTAAAGTAAGACCCGCGGCGAGTACAGCGCACCGAGACTTCTCTCCGTTGAGATGCGGGGGCAGCTTAAAAGCCGACCTTCCTGCGCCTCCCTTCTTTCTGCGCGGCTCCCCTGAACAGCGACTTTCGCTCGAGGCGAAAGTCTGCCGCTCTCTGCGAGGAACTAGAGATCGCGCCTAAGGCAAGTGCGCATTCATACAACCTAGGTCAAACACGCGAGTCTCAGGCGGAGTAGAACGACCCGACAAAAATCGGCATGGGGGGCGGGCATTTCTCAGGCAGCCTTTCTGAACCCCAGATAGTCACTCGCCACTGAAGCTAGTCGGTGGTTTCTGCTTCCACGCAGGGTGCGCGTTGGGGAACTGGGTACAAAATCTCGATTATCAACAACacgctgtaaaaaataaataaatccatgggACTGAATTTCAAAAAGGGTGTTTAAAAATCGGAGTAATGATTTCAGGCTGATGGGCCCACAGCTGAGCCCCTAAATACATTTGCTTGAAGGCAAATCATATCTCGGTGGTTCTCTTAACATCCTTTGGGTTAAGTTTCCGACTTCATACCCCTTTGCCTATTACACAGTCACACAATCTGTGAATTATAAATTGTTCCCTCTCTTACAGTCCATGTTTATGGCTGCAGCCAGAATTGCAAATCAATTTCCGTCATTAGGAGAGTGGAATCTCAGGGCATTAGTTAATCCGGATTAAGAAACGGAGTGGATCGGGAATGAACGGTTTGTATTTACAGCCAAGAAAAGGTATTGAGAATCTTCCCTGCCGGATGGGTAAAAACAAGGGTATGAGAAATTAGAATTTAAGTGAGCAGGCGGGGGCGCGCGCACCCCCCTTGCATTCACACGACCAAGAGCTCACGGAAAGATCTATACAGAGCTAGGCAAGCCAGAAGCTCAGACCTaaccacgtctactcagaagtaaatcccgttGAATCCAGTGGGTTTTACTCCCTAGTAAATGGGGTGAAGATTGCAGTGAGTATGGAGTGAATCTCTCCCGCAGAAATCAGGGGATCTCCAGAGAGTTTTCTTAGTGTGGATCGTGCCCACGGCCTCAGGTGGAGGAAGAAACCCCaaataatggtgtgtgtgtgcgcgcgcgcgcgcgcatgtgtgtgttttacaattCTCTGAAGAGTGGTTCATATTTTAATAATGGCTTCATCGTTGCAGCTGCCACGTTTTTGGCCTCCTATTTAGACAGCTGCAGCCGGAACATCTCAGCCGAAGTGATGTCAGTGTTAGCTTAGGTGAAGGAGACGCGGGTCTAGTCGGCGCGTCCACGTCGCGGCGtcgaaaaataaaatgcatttggaaAAGCTGTGTCTCTGCACAGCCGCTTCCAGCAGCACAACCCTCTAAATGTTTAGGATGGaagctaaaaataataaataaccgCCGAAGACCTTCGCTCTTTTGGAAAACGGAGCTTTCAACTCTGGAATGCTCAGGATGCGGGGGAAACAGCcgcagaaaagaaaaggggaaaaaaacacatttcaaggCAGTTTCGTAAGCGACGCGTTAAACCGGTTTGGGCCTTTCCCCGGGAACCTAAACCGAGCCACAAGGTTCAGTTCggctttttgaaaataaataaaatggttgcTCTTCCCTCCCCAAAATATTCAGAAGCGTGCACAAACAGAGCGAGCAAAAGAGGTCAACGGGGTTTTTGCAACATCAGGTGTCAAAAAAGTATTTGCCAAAGTGTAAATACCGAAAGATTTAGGCTAATTGATTTATTAGAACGAAAGCTATTAAACTAGTGtgagttgttattgttatttttaaagtatCCCTCCACCTTTCTAGCCTACATTCACACGTTACGCCTTCCCCGAAAAAGAAGAGGTCGGGCGCGCCTGCGGAGATCCCCTCTGCTTACCCAAACCTCCGAGTCCCCTCGGGCTAACTCCCAAGCGCATGGATCAGGTGATTGgtttttattccttttaaaacCTTTCTGTGCTGTTAAGATGACATTTACTCGAGGGGAAATGCCCCGATCCATGCCAAGTTTAATCAGAATGGGAGGAGGAGTTGTCCCAACAATTGACCAGTGGGCAAGGAAGTGGACGTAGCTTCTTCTCTGGGTACAGAAAAAACTATAACCGTTAAAAAAATGAAGTGGAACACATAAAGATCAACGCGGCTCCTTACTTATATTATTACTGTATATGTATTTATTATAACCTGAACTCTTAATGGGTGGAGTTTCTCCTATAGGCAccagtttgcttgcttgcttgtttattcaATTGAATGCGAGTCCAGAAAAATCTGGGGAAAGTGACGTTTTTATATacgttattatgtttttatatacgctggaagctgcccagagtggctggggcaaccgagtCAGACTGGCGAGGTACaaatatcatcatcaccatcatcatctagtTCCATCTCCGGAGCAAGCAGGACCAACAGCAGGCTAGGAACGAGTCTCTCTCTGGATGCGCTGTTTGTGCCAAATGACCCATCTCTAACCAATGCACatttactttgggggggggtgagaaggcATAATTTACCCCCCCTCCAGCCAGTAAAGAAGGCAAACTAACAAGAGagatggggcaggggtggggattaATACAGTatacatatactgtatatgtCCCGTCCATGTATTCAAGATCTGATGGACAGGAAGGGCGCTGGGTCTCCTCGaccccttcctttccctcccctctcaaGGCACTAACTTGTTACCGGCAGAGTAACATTAAGCCCAATCTTGGGACAGGAGGTAACCGGGTCTCACAGATCTCCggtttccctcccctctctccctcttccggGGTCCGGTTTGcaacaaataataatttttttaaaaaaccctcagcaGCTGAAACCAGAGTCTGCCCCAATTCGTCCCAACTTCACAACAGAGGGGCCGCCAAGTTGGACACGCGGCTCCACCGGGATGGCAGATCCGTTGCTCTGCAACCTTTGATTTGCATTGCAAGCGCGCCCGGccaaaagtatcctgggaactatagcttaagggtgctgggaattgtagctctgcggggGTCAAGTACAGCTCCCGGGATTCTTTGAATGCATGGGGTAGGGGAGAAAGCCTGGGTTGTTATCCTTCGGCAATTTAGATTGTGACCTCTTGGGGCACGCATttattttcccctccttccccttccgCCCCCGTTATTTTGATGCTGCTAAAAACCTATATAAAACAGAATAAGTTCCCCCGGACTTGGATAATGCATGAATTATTGTGATACTAGGGGCTCATTTCTGCACCTACTGCCGAGTTTTGTGTGGGGAGGATCTGGGAGTCATCAATGGGACTGACACCCTAATCCTAAACACATGTAAACCTTCCTAAAGTCAAGTACGTCAATTTAAGCGGGGTGTGGCTGGGGTTACAAGGAAGATAAACGACTCCCTATAACCTCACCCATCCAGCTCCTTTGATTAACCCCCTCGCGGTCTGCTAGGAGTGGGGGAAATCTGCCCACAGCCTCCTGCAtcacaggatggggggggggagagagagagctttggaGACTGCTCCATCAAGCCTATGCGTGCATACTCGGAAGTTAAGCCCCACtgcattcaatggggcttactcccaggtaagggacTACAACCCCCAAGGCTGATCAGTGGGGGAAACTGAGGTTAGAATTCATCCTAATTCCATGATTTATCTTTTCAacttggttattattattataaaagtgtgttgaggattgcagcctttgtgtGCATATCTAAAAGCATGTGGGCTTGCTGAGTTGACCTCCTGTCTAACCTATTGCTggccattttatatatatatattttaaatcacaAGCACACTGTTCTCTGACGCACACTAACTCAGGAGTAAGCAAAGCCAAGAACACTGAGACCTACTTTTGCCCAAACAGGCTTAGGAGACTCAAGCTGCAAAGTCCTCTTCCGGCTTCCCTATCACCCTTCTCACCTCTTTGACCTCCAGtactttaaatttttatttttattttttaaaaacctactcCAAAAGGGATGTGGTGGCTCGCAGACTCACCAGGGAGCTAGCTTGGGTTTTCAAACAGTGCCAAACTGAGACACAACACTCCAGTCTGGAGACTTCTGAGCCCACAATAAACCCAGCGGAACCATAAACAAGAGAGGGTGTTATTCCTGGTCACTTTTATTTCCTTTGCTCATATGCCTCATCCtgctgcagcttgggagatgtaTCTAATAGGAAGGGGGCTTTTGCTGGAATTGGTGGGGGGGAGGATTAAAGGGGAGAGTGGAAGAATTACTGGGCACCAAAAGAATCAGGATAGCTTCTATCAAGTAGAGGGAACTCTGGACTAGCCCCcagagaggaaaggaaatgagGAACAGAGGTGCAAATGGGACCTTATGCAGGATGTGCTGGTCTGGTTAGTGGGCTTCAGTGCCCTGACAAATGTGTCGTCTTTTAAGGTGACAAAAGactctgatttgttttcctgcaaGAGACGGACACAGCTGCCACTCTGGAAATCTTGGCCTTCCAGTTACCTTGTCctttcaacatatatatatatatatatatatatatatatatatatatatatatatttgcataacCCCCCCTAGGCCAAGCAAGACTGCAGTGACGTTTATTTATGCTGGGCGCCAGAAACTGTAAGAACTCCACATCAGGAAAATGCAGCAAAGGGTGTGATTATTTTCATTCTCCTCCCTCAGGACATAATAGGAGGAAGGAGAAGTTTGGAAGCAACAATCAGGGGAAGGAGATGAGGAGGTTTGGAAAAGGCCCTCTTTCACCAAGACACGGCCTTTCTATGGGAAACCTGCTAGTACTCTTGACTAACAGGTATTTAGCATGACACAGTAGGCTGTGCGAAGATTTCAGAAGTGAGTAAGAGCCCCCTAGGGACACGATCCAGGCCCATTTGAGCCCTGAAGGCCCAATGAGTTTCACGGTCAGGGTGGCAtgatgcaatcctaaccatgtccattcagaagcaagtcccactgaactcaatgggattacGCCCAGGTAAAGCAGGGTTTAACATTCCTGTCTTAACCGTGTCACTAGGAACCTCCTCCTAGGCATGTCTATTGAGAGGCAAGTCCTttaggatttattattattattattattattattattattattccaggtaATACCATTGCAGCCTAAAAATCAATGGGGATGGTAAACTGTATCGGCAAGTTTTTGacgttttgctatgtttttatatgtactgtatgccgcccagagtggctggggaatgccagccagatgggtgaggtataaataataaaatcattgctgttattattataaaCGCTAGGAATGATCATTTGGCATAGTTGGTAATGAATACAGGATaccatccagccaaagttaagatTTCCTATATAAATCGCCATAAATTTAGGCTCCAACGAGATATCCAACAtacctggggggcgggggggggtgtgtTTAAGAccccacaaccccccccaaaacccaaacctctgaatagacatgtataagGCTGCGATGCAAAAGTGCCTACCTGTGGCTGTGGATAGCGGGAGCTTACGCGTGCTTACTCGGATGCAAGTCTCAGCGCGTTTAGCTGGGCTTGCTCTCTGTCTGTACGGCTGTCGGTCTGTctggaggtctctctctctctcacacacacacacaccccacacacaccccagataaAGTTTGGTCGCCCCCTCCGCTCCTCCGACTTGCAAAACAGCAGGACCCACCTCTCTTTCGCCTCCGCCGCTCGGTCGCGCTGCCTGCGGTTTTTGAACCAGTTGCTGACCTGGGTGGTGGTGAGGCCGGTGGCTTCGGCCAGCTCCCTCTTCTCCCGGGGCGAAGGGTAAGGGTTGTGGGCGTACCACTCGCGCAGGACGCCCCGGGACTTCTCCTTGAAGCAGTAGCTGGTCTCCTCGCCGTCCCAGATGGTCCTGGGCAAGGGGAATTTCCTCCGCACGCGGTACTTGCCCACGGCGCCCAGCGGCCGGCCGCGCAGCTTCTCGGCTTCCACGTAGTGGGCCTTGAGCCACAACTGCTGCAGCTTGGGGTGGTTGTGCGGAGAGAACTGGTGGCTCTCGAGGATCTTGTACAGCTCGCGGAAGTTGCCCCGGTGGAAAGCCACCACCGCCTTGGCTTTCAGCACGCTCTCGTTCTTGTGCAAGTGGTCGCAGGCGGGCAGCGACCACAGGAAGCGGCCCAGCCTCTCCAAGTTGCCGCCTTGCTGGAGCACCTCGCAGACGCACGCCACTTGCTCCTGCGTGAAGCCGAAAGACGGCAGCATGGACATGGCGACGGGGGCGCCGAGCCGCAGACGGGGCGCCCGCCACCCGGCGCTCGCTTAGCTGGCCGGAACCGGCAGAAGGACCGGCGgggcggtggggtggggggagagaggaaaaagcaGCGCTGGGCgccgcccccctccccacacaggcAGAAGAAGGGGAGGCGCGCAGAGACTCACCCCCAGGCGCAAACTCCAAAAAGACCCTTGGCGAATCCAAGCGGGGAGGCAAAAGCGTCCCCAACAGAACCCAGCGAGCGAGGCGCAAAGGAACTGGATGCTCCGGCGCTGTCGCTGCAGGCGCAGGAAACTTTTGGGTCGGGATCTCCGACGGCAGCCAAGCTGAAAGCCGCCCCGTCGTCCTCCGGGCTCCCTTGGATTGGATGTTTGCAGCGCCCTATAGGAAGGCGCGTCCAGCAAGGCAGCAGCTGCGCCCGGGAgagggagagcgagagagcgcgCCGCCCAGGACGCAGTAGAAAAAAGCAGCCGAAGGAAGGCGCGGCCCGGCGCGGCTCCggcctggttggttggttggtgcgcgagcgagagagagagcgggCGCTGGCGACGGGGGCTTGGCAAGGTCCGCTTCGCTGTGGCTCTGGCTGCAGCCGAGGGGCCGACTGAGTGGCGAAGAAAGGCGAAGGAGACAGATAGGGCGGCTCTTGGCCTctcgctctctcctcctcctcctcctcctcctccctccagagGGGAGACACGTCAGGACCCTGCAATTCGAGCTGCTTCTCAAGTGTCACCTAAGGGGAACTAAACTCTGTGCAAATCAATTATTGCAGACTctcttttttttagaagaaaaaagaaaaagagagccaCCCGTACCCAGCCcagctctctcccccttcctctgcgggcccgtctctcctccagctagccagccagccagccagccagcaaaccTCCTCGCCCTtcgcccccccccgcctttttttTCAGACCTGCTCATTCCCGGTGAGCTCATATTTAATTACCTTAATGTTGAGAATGAATAAATGATGCCCCTGATGAATAGCTTATGGCGCACGATAAATAATGAAAGGAGCGCCATAACTATGTCTTAAGAGGCTAGAGAGGCAGGGTGGGCatcttattgttatttatttattctttcattcattcatttattaatcaTCACC
The nucleotide sequence above comes from Podarcis raffonei isolate rPodRaf1 chromosome 1, rPodRaf1.pri, whole genome shotgun sequence. Encoded proteins:
- the LOC128420569 gene encoding homeobox protein SIX1 isoform X2, which encodes MSMLPSFGFTQEQVACVCEVLQQGGNLERLGRFLWSLPACDHLHKNESVLKAKAVVAFHRGNFRELYKILESHQFSPHNHPKLQQLWLKAHYVEAEKLRGRPLGAVGKYRVRRKFPLPRTIWDGEETSYCFKEKSRGVLREWYAHNPYPSPREKRELAEATGLTTTQVSNWFKNRRQRDRAAEAKERENTENNNTSTNKQNQLSPLDGAKPLMSSSEEEFSPPQSPDQNSILLLQGSLSHARNSTYSLTGLSASQATHGLQAHQHQLQDSLLGPLTSSLVDLGS
- the LOC128420569 gene encoding homeobox protein six1 isoform X1, yielding MSMLPSFGFTQEQVACVCEVLQQGGNLERLGRFLWSLPACDHLHKNESVLKAKAVVAFHRGNFRELYKILESHQFSPHNHPKLQQLWLKAHYVEAEKLRGRPLGAVGKYRVRRKFPLPRTIWDGEETSYCFKEKSRGVLREWYAHNPYPSPREKRELAEATGLTTTQGEYGEQQHFHEQTEPAVSPGRGEAAHVQLGRGVFAPTESGSELNPPAPGQPQPCQKLHLFLDGAVRLPGDSRPPSPPAPTAGLSPRPSHLQLGGLGFIIRRDRDGGFSHHHHRPVVCK